The following DNA comes from Nitrososphaerales archaeon.
TCAGCTGGTAAGGCCTATCATAACAATACCAGAGCTTGCTAGAAATATCACCCAGTTTATTGAAGGTGGATGATTGTTATGAATGTGATAGGGAGGTGATGCAAGGGCTACTTTCGGATTAACTGTATAAGCATAAGTTCTTTTATAATGTCTCTCACACACAATACATGCGTTGGAACGATCCGCCATAACATATAGGTCTTGGAATTAGTGTGTGAATAACCCTTAACTCATACCTTATAATTAAATTGTCAATTGTCTAAAAGTATGATTTTACTGTATCAGCTATATTCTCAACACCGTTTAGTTTGTTGGCAGTTTGCATCAATATCTTGGCATTTTTCTTAAAGCTGGCATCATTCAATATATGTTCGGTTGCACTGTAGATATCTTTGGGCTTTAACTCCTTCTGTCTAAGCATCAATCCCAATCCTATCTTTTGTGCCTTGGCCGCGTTTCCTAACTGTTCACCATGATTTTCTATCGGTACTGTGAGCACGGGCTTTCCGTATAATATAGCCTGCGCAAGTGTTGAATGCCCGCCTCTTATTATGAGCAGGTCGCTCATCGCAAATATTTCGTCCCTAACTGGGCACCACTCGAAGTACCACCCACCTCTTATCTTCCTAGGTACGGTGCTACCACCGGGTTTTCCTTCAGATGCCACAAACTGCAGCCAGTCATTTTCTTTGAACGCCTCGAGTACATTTTTCAATACTGCCATTTTTGTTGCTGCCGGTCCGCTTATATGTGCAAATACTATTGGCTTACTGCGACTGAATCCTAATAACTTCGCTACCTTGTCCACGTAGTCTTCATTGACTGTTGGTTTTGATGCCATGAAGCCAATGTATTTTAGTTTGCTAGCCGCACTGTCCACGGACCAGATATTCTGTTCAGATAATGTATATGGCGGAGGAAGATCCGGTATAAGTACGGAGTCACTCTTGGCCCAGAAAGTGCCAAGCATCTCTCCAAGCATGTCTTCGAAAATTCGCGCAACACTAACTTCTCGCAAACGGGGCGAAAGCAGCAATTTTATCTGATTCAAGATTGTAATGCATGGGATGTCTAATGCTTTAGCCATAAACAATGAAGATAATCGTGTATCAGATATGACTACATCAGGTTGGAAATTCCCAATATTTTTTCCCTCAGTGCCTAGTTGGACAGTAAAACGGAAAAAGTTTTGAGGTAACTTTACAATGCTCTCTTTTATTGAGAAACCTGCATCTGCACTCCACCCAAAATCTATTGGGGCTACAGAATTGCATTCGAAACCATGCATCTTGATGTAATCTACAGCATCTCCAAAGGATGAAAACCTAATGTTTGCGTGTTCGGCCAAGTTTTTCGCAACGAGTAACATCCGGCTTGCATGACCCAAACCTACCCCATACAAGGCTATGTAAACTCTGTTCATTACACTAACTGTTTATTAATCAGAATATATAATATGCTATACGTGTGCCAATGTGCTAATCATCTGTGCTCCTACCATTCCTCAGGTGGTTTGATCCTTTTGAAGCTCCTGTATAGATGATCGTATGCCGTTTAACGACAGCATAACTATGAACAGAAATTCCAACAATACAACCTGAAACATATAACCTGCTAAAGTTGGGCCTGCAGAGAACGGAATATTTCGCGAAAGATAAGTCATACCAGAGACCGCAGTTCTCTCTATAGGTTTTACTGTTGCAACAATTTATGACTGCCTTGTTGGAACGCCCATCTCTGAAAGGAACATCCTAATCAAGTAAATCCCACTAGGCGCAAGGTAGGTGCTAGTACTAGAGGTATGAGCAAAATATTTGCTGGCATGTGGGTGAATATCATAGTTTTCAAAAGATGTATCCTGTTGGCAATTCTAGCAGCTAACATAGGTGATATCGCAGTCAGTATATCTGCAAAGAAGAATATGTCAGATATTTGATTTTCTCGAACGGAGAACCTTGCAAAGAACAGTACGCCAGCCAGCTCTGTATCACGAACCTCCCAGCAGAGTCCATGCCAAACAACAGAGAAATTTTTATGATTGATTTTGCCTCTGGACTACGAAACTTTCTTTACAGGTGTCGTCATTGGAACTGCATTCCTTGACAATGCAG
Coding sequences within:
- a CDS encoding glycosyltransferase family protein; translated protein: MNRVYIALYGVGLGHASRMLLVAKNLAEHANIRFSSFGDAVDYIKMHGFECNSVAPIDFGWSADAGFSIKESIVKLPQNFFRFTVQLGTEGKNIGNFQPDVVISDTRLSSLFMAKALDIPCITILNQIKLLLSPRLREVSVARIFEDMLGEMLGTFWAKSDSVLIPDLPPPYTLSEQNIWSVDSAASKLKYIGFMASKPTVNEDYVDKVAKLLGFSRSKPIVFAHISGPAATKMAVLKNVLEAFKENDWLQFVASEGKPGGSTVPRKIRGGWYFEWCPVRDEIFAMSDLLIIRGGHSTLAQAILYGKPVLTVPIENHGEQLGNAAKAQKIGLGLMLRQKELKPKDIYSATEHILNDASFKKNAKILMQTANKLNGVENIADTVKSYF